From the ANME-2 cluster archaeon genome, the window CCGGTAAATCGTCAGGCGAAAGTGTCTTTGTTATCCAGGAACATAATTCCAAAAAGTTACACTGGGACCTGCGGTTACAGATTGGGGGTGTGCTCAGGAGCTGGGCAGTGCCAAAGGAACCACCAACCGGGCCGGGTGTGAAAAGGCTGGCCATACCAACCAAGGACCACTCCCTGGAATATGCCGACTTCGAGGGTGAAATTCCAAAAGGGCATTACGGGGCCGGGACTGTAAAGATGTGGGACCGGGGCACATTCGAGCCGTTGGAAGTGGATGATGAAAAAGGAAAGATAATCTTCAGGATGGATGGACGGCGGCTATCAGGCGTGTACTGTCTTATCAGGACCAAACCAAGGGGTGACAAGGAGCAGTGGCTGTTTTTCAGGAAAAAGGGTGAATGAACTTATTGTACTTCCGATTATGGGTAGTTCTGGATAGAAATAAATTTAAAAGTCTTTTAATGGTATAAATCAGATTGTCGCATTCCTGCTCTATTATATCCGGATTAAAAGTACACAGGTACCAGTGCAGGAGGGAAGGCAAGAATCATTAATTAACATATACCCTAAATGTTCGAAATTTTCTATGGAATCCAAGGCTGTTTCAATGGTAACGACATGATCGTCAAGATCTCCTCGGCTTGCTTTTTTACTAAAGGGACACATTTATTTATACTTCAATTACAATTTCAATAGTGTTTCTAGATAAATCGAGTTTCTCTGTAATTGCCCTTGTTCCCATTTTGGGATTTCATTTCTTTAAGTTCCTTATTGTTATCCAATCTTCTACTGAGATCACCTCAAAACCTCCTGTAATAATGCAGGAGTATTTTAGTAATAGGGTGGGTCAATTTTCAATGGGAAAAGTTGGTCAATTTTAGTGGGAATATTTAAAGAGGTATTTTGAGACGCAAGCTATTAACATGTACCCTGAAACTCAGGTAGTAAAGAAGAAAAGGAAGGTTGCAGGTAAATGAGACTTTTGGATTTCCAATAAAAACTGAGTTGTAAAGCGACGGCACGTCATGCTTCGCAGCTCTAATGCGGTTGGGTGTGCCGTCGCAACGTTTGACTCATCGGTAAGTCCGTGACGACATCCCCCACCTTACATTCTACCGCTGCCCCATTACCCCCTCGCCAAAAGCCTTTGAAAACACCTTGGAAAATCCAAAAATCCCGAACTCCATAGGCTCGCCCGACTCCCGCATCAACTCCAGCCCCGCATCTAAGGATAGGATACAGAACGGGCAGTTGGGTCAGCACTTGTAGGCACTCTCTTGCTTTGCCATTTCTTTCCTGGGTGTGGATTGACTGTCAGTGAG encodes:
- a CDS encoding 3'-phosphoesterase; the protein is MKPEQNRNERNSSGITEPVLAGKSSGESVFVIQEHNSKKLHWDLRLQIGGVLRSWAVPKEPPTGPGVKRLAIPTKDHSLEYADFEGEIPKGHYGAGTVKMWDRGTFEPLEVDDEKGKIIFRMDGRRLSGVYCLIRTKPRGDKEQWLFFRKKGE